The Longimicrobium sp. genome includes a window with the following:
- a CDS encoding helix-turn-helix domain-containing protein — MFHLPESAAETNASILREVEQIVARGESEQAEFKRSTGQRTEAARTVCALLNGSGGFVLFGVTDGGVLVGQDVSPETLESIVREIRRIDPPALLSPETVDLPNGRAIILIRVPRGEGPYMYDGRAYVRLGPTTSVMPAAHYQKMLLDRVHSSRRWELTPTELGIGDLDHDEVIRTAEEAIWRNRMEDPGTRRVEELLLGFGVMRDGALLNAAVVLFARPGALVSIYPQCTLRLARFRGRDMSEFVDGRQEIGNVFQLFNRAQRFLRDHVPVAGRVVPGLFERVDDPMYPPVALREAIANAVCHRDYVFPGGSVGVAIFDDR; from the coding sequence CGCCGAAACCAACGCATCCATCCTCCGCGAGGTGGAGCAGATCGTCGCGCGCGGCGAATCGGAGCAGGCCGAATTCAAGCGGTCCACGGGCCAGCGGACCGAGGCGGCAAGAACGGTTTGCGCACTGCTGAACGGCTCCGGCGGGTTCGTTCTCTTCGGCGTGACGGACGGCGGGGTGCTCGTGGGCCAGGACGTGTCGCCCGAAACGCTGGAAAGCATCGTTCGGGAGATACGCCGGATCGATCCCCCGGCCCTCCTGTCGCCGGAAACGGTGGACCTGCCGAATGGACGGGCGATCATCCTGATCCGCGTTCCCCGCGGCGAAGGCCCGTACATGTACGACGGACGGGCGTACGTCCGCCTGGGCCCGACCACCAGCGTGATGCCCGCCGCGCACTATCAGAAGATGCTGCTGGACCGCGTGCATTCGTCACGCCGGTGGGAGCTTACGCCCACGGAGCTGGGCATCGGCGACCTGGACCACGACGAGGTCATCCGTACGGCCGAGGAGGCCATCTGGCGGAACCGCATGGAAGACCCCGGTACGCGCCGCGTCGAGGAACTTCTCCTGGGATTCGGCGTGATGCGCGACGGAGCCCTGCTGAACGCCGCCGTGGTGCTGTTCGCGCGGCCGGGGGCGCTGGTTTCGATCTATCCCCAGTGCACGCTGCGCCTCGCGCGGTTCCGGGGCCGTGACATGTCGGAGTTCGTGGATGGACGCCAGGAGATCGGGAACGTCTTCCAGCTCTTCAATCGCGCCCAACGGTTCCTGCGAGATCATGTTCCGGTGGCGGGCCGCGTGGTGCCCGGCCTGTTCGAGCGCGTGGACGATCCCATGTACCCGCCCGTGGCTCTCCGCGAGGCGATCGCGAACGCGGTGTGCCATCGCGACTACGTGTTTCCCGGTGGCTCCGTGGGCGTGGCGATCTTCGACGACCG